The following proteins come from a genomic window of Cryomorphaceae bacterium:
- a CDS encoding DEAD/DEAH box helicase has translation MSDTQFTDLPLTRQFLQAVDDMGYTEPTPIQRKAIPVIFSGQDVIGVAQTGTGKTAAYLLPLLRKLNYAQGDAPRMLIFVPTRELAIQVDDMARELAKYTDLRIATVYGGKGKTEQRKQIETGVDLVIATPGRFMDLYLEGAIVVKKVHTLVLDEADRLMDMGFMPQLRSILEVIPRKRQNLLFSATFSKRVEELSAEFLEFPTDIRISTSEKTTETIALYYYRVPNFKTKLMLLEQLLANEETFQRVLIFTRSRTTAENLGRYLQRKYGEVVKILHANKGQQSRINAFEAFRGGALRILVATDVASRGIDVSEVSHVINFELGPDPEHFIHRVGRTGRATREGIALSFVNDVELHFLKRIEKAIKKEIPELTLPETVVLQPYLPDEEQEIARTLDLRKQKEDPEYLGAFHEKKRKPAGSGRKKTGRKKGSRRR, from the coding sequence ATGTCAGACACTCAGTTTACGGATTTGCCACTTACGCGCCAGTTTTTGCAGGCCGTAGATGATATGGGCTACACTGAGCCCACGCCGATTCAGCGCAAGGCCATTCCGGTGATTTTTTCAGGTCAGGATGTGATTGGCGTGGCCCAAACAGGTACCGGAAAAACCGCTGCCTACCTCCTGCCATTGCTGCGCAAACTCAATTACGCACAGGGCGATGCGCCGCGCATGCTCATTTTTGTTCCCACCAGGGAGCTGGCCATACAGGTGGATGACATGGCGCGCGAGCTGGCCAAATACACCGATTTGCGCATTGCCACGGTGTATGGCGGAAAAGGGAAAACTGAGCAGCGTAAGCAGATTGAAACAGGGGTGGACCTCGTTATTGCTACCCCGGGCAGGTTTATGGACCTTTACCTTGAGGGTGCCATTGTGGTGAAAAAAGTACACACTTTGGTGCTGGATGAAGCCGATCGCTTGATGGATATGGGTTTTATGCCGCAATTGCGCTCTATCCTGGAGGTGATTCCGCGCAAAAGGCAGAATCTGCTTTTTTCGGCTACCTTTTCCAAACGCGTGGAAGAACTCAGCGCGGAATTCCTGGAATTTCCTACCGACATTCGCATTTCCACTTCTGAAAAAACCACCGAAACCATTGCGCTCTACTATTATCGTGTGCCCAATTTCAAAACCAAGCTCATGCTGCTGGAGCAATTGTTGGCCAACGAGGAAACGTTTCAGCGGGTGCTGATTTTTACCCGCTCGCGCACCACAGCCGAAAACCTTGGCAGGTATCTTCAACGCAAGTACGGCGAGGTGGTGAAGATTCTTCACGCCAACAAGGGGCAGCAAAGCAGAATCAACGCTTTTGAGGCTTTTCGTGGTGGAGCATTGCGGATTTTGGTGGCAACGGATGTGGCCTCACGGGGTATTGATGTGAGCGAGGTGTCGCACGTGATTAATTTTGAGTTGGGCCCAGATCCCGAGCACTTTATTCACCGGGTGGGACGAACCGGCCGCGCTACCCGAGAGGGTATTGCCCTGAGCTTTGTAAACGATGTGGAACTGCACTTTTTAAAACGCATCGAAAAGGCCATTAAAAAGGAAATCCCCGAACTGACCCTGCCCGAAACAGTGGTATTGCAACCCTACTTACCTGACGAAGAGCAGGAAATTGCCCGTACGCTCGATTTGCGCAAACAAAAGGAAGACCCCGAATACCTCGGTGCTTTTCATGAGAAAAAGCGGAAGCCCGCAGGGTCCGGGCGCAAAAAAACCGGCAGGAAAAAGGGTAGTAGGCGGCGTTGA
- a CDS encoding glycerol acyltransferase translates to MQAQDLDFSDIRPFHDDEVPAAIERVLQNKSFEKLVEFVYPETPREQIYRMMRSCRNVFDFQKNISRTAVKAVLKRSSEGLSYSGFQNIDPHCGHLFISNHRDIILDSAILNISLIDEGIPSTETAIGSNLLSFTLAEDLSKLNKNFIVKRNVPQKEMYNNSLKLSAYIHSRIAENTSVWLAQREGRSKDGIDRTQPGLLKMLTIGFEGAYADCFHSLHLLPMTISYEFDPCDFLKARELKTMRTEGAYTKGKNEDLQSMITGVLGRKGRIHLQVGTPFDDAIETLREERNKNEKIRILAEIIDRRINRGYKLWPTNYIAHDMLHASDHNREYYTPEDRERFEDYLHHQLAQLDQPDDTDREILLGIYANAVDRVRESLGSSSASI, encoded by the coding sequence ATGCAAGCACAGGATTTGGATTTTAGCGATATCCGCCCTTTTCACGACGATGAGGTGCCGGCGGCCATTGAGCGCGTGCTGCAAAACAAGAGCTTTGAGAAGCTGGTAGAATTCGTGTATCCAGAAACGCCACGCGAGCAGATTTACCGCATGATGCGTTCTTGTCGCAATGTGTTCGACTTTCAAAAAAACATCTCAAGAACGGCGGTTAAAGCGGTATTGAAGCGGTCTTCGGAAGGCTTAAGCTACAGCGGCTTTCAAAACATTGACCCCCATTGCGGACACCTTTTTATCAGCAACCACCGTGATATTATTCTGGATTCTGCCATATTGAATATCAGCTTGATAGATGAAGGAATTCCGAGCACCGAAACGGCCATCGGGAGTAACCTGCTTTCATTTACCTTGGCCGAGGACCTGAGTAAGCTCAACAAAAATTTCATTGTAAAGCGAAATGTGCCGCAAAAGGAGATGTACAACAACTCGCTCAAACTATCGGCCTACATCCACAGCCGCATCGCGGAAAACACTTCGGTGTGGCTGGCTCAACGTGAAGGTCGCAGCAAAGATGGTATTGACCGTACCCAACCTGGATTGCTCAAAATGCTCACCATTGGTTTTGAAGGGGCCTACGCAGACTGCTTTCACTCGCTGCACCTGTTGCCCATGACCATTTCATACGAATTTGACCCCTGCGATTTCCTGAAAGCACGAGAGCTGAAAACGATGCGTACCGAAGGTGCATACACCAAAGGCAAAAACGAAGACCTGCAAAGCATGATAACCGGCGTGCTGGGGCGCAAGGGACGCATTCATTTGCAGGTTGGCACCCCTTTCGACGATGCCATTGAGACCCTGCGTGAAGAGCGCAATAAAAACGAAAAAATCAGGATACTCGCCGAAATCATTGACCGCCGGATTAACAGGGGTTACAAACTCTGGCCCACCAATTACATAGCTCATGATATGCTGCACGCTTCGGATCACAACCGGGAGTACTACACACCTGAGGACCGCGAGCGTTTTGAGGATTACCTCCATCACCAGCTCGCTCAATTGGATCAGCCCGATGACACCGACCGCGAAATTCTGCTAGGCATCTACGCCAACGCCGTTGATCGGGTTCGCGAAAGTCTTGGTTCGAGCAGTGCGAGCATTTAA
- a CDS encoding M1 family peptidase has protein sequence MFSLRTVSLFLIVFLAGCQSPDHSSESVSPEPRTAVFVEDPHSFSRPDRAVTTHLDLDMFVDFEEQIITGAASYNISRAVGADELVLDIDSIEILKVVLDDQPTGVMYSIGHGNEFGQKLTIQLNKNTRKVIIHYKTSPRASALQWLQPEQTLGGIYPFLFTQSQAILARSWIPCQDSPGVRLTYTANVQVPEGMMAVMSASNPQKPNPSGLYQFTMEQPIPPYLISMAAGQLAFEAVDERVGVYAEPALLDDAVYEFGDTPRMLESAERLYGAYPWERYDIIVLPPSFPFGGMENPRLTFSTPTIIAGDRSLTSLIAHELAHSWSGNLVTNATWNDFWLNEGFTVYIEKRIMEDLYGADYSEMINLLDFQDLLETVEKYGDNSPLTRLKLDLAGQDPDEGMSDIAYEKGYNFLRVIEETVGRERFDRFLKSYFSEFAFQSITTEMFLEYLRTELLTSGDEGIGIDEWVYGTGLPDNIVVPVSDRFTTIEGLLDEWYKRKITVQDLPVDRWTTHEWLHFIRNLPANIEVERLEELDAHLYLTQARNAEIKSAWMEVAVKRGYRDVLEELEDFLRVVGRRKFLSPLYEALYHSNWGREEALRIYARARPGYHTVTVRTLDEMMQFDPEKYKGAISL, from the coding sequence ATGTTTTCTTTACGTACTGTTTCCCTGTTTTTGATAGTTTTTCTGGCCGGATGCCAGTCACCCGACCACTCGTCTGAATCTGTGAGCCCTGAACCACGTACCGCGGTGTTTGTGGAAGACCCGCACAGCTTTTCGCGGCCCGACCGTGCAGTAACCACCCATCTCGACCTCGATATGTTTGTGGATTTCGAGGAGCAGATCATCACCGGAGCAGCGAGTTACAACATTTCTCGCGCAGTCGGAGCCGATGAACTGGTGCTGGATATAGACAGTATCGAAATTTTGAAAGTGGTGCTGGACGATCAACCTACCGGCGTCATGTACAGTATAGGTCATGGCAATGAATTCGGTCAGAAACTTACCATTCAGCTCAATAAAAACACGCGGAAAGTGATCATTCACTACAAAACATCACCCCGCGCATCTGCTCTCCAGTGGCTTCAACCAGAGCAAACCCTGGGCGGCATTTACCCCTTCCTTTTCACTCAAAGTCAAGCCATTCTCGCCCGAAGTTGGATTCCCTGTCAGGACAGTCCTGGTGTTCGATTGACCTACACTGCCAATGTGCAGGTTCCCGAGGGAATGATGGCCGTGATGAGCGCTTCGAACCCACAAAAACCCAATCCATCGGGTTTGTACCAGTTTACCATGGAACAGCCCATTCCGCCTTACCTGATTTCAATGGCAGCAGGACAGCTTGCTTTTGAGGCAGTTGATGAGCGAGTAGGGGTGTATGCCGAGCCTGCCTTGCTGGATGATGCAGTGTACGAATTTGGAGATACTCCGCGAATGCTCGAAAGTGCCGAGCGTCTATACGGTGCATATCCGTGGGAACGCTACGATATCATTGTGTTGCCACCGAGTTTTCCGTTTGGTGGAATGGAAAATCCGAGACTGACCTTCAGTACGCCAACCATCATTGCCGGCGACAGATCACTGACTTCACTCATTGCCCACGAGTTGGCGCACTCGTGGAGCGGTAACCTCGTTACCAATGCCACATGGAACGATTTCTGGCTCAATGAAGGCTTTACGGTGTACATCGAAAAGCGCATCATGGAAGACCTTTACGGTGCTGACTATTCGGAAATGATCAATCTGCTGGATTTTCAGGATCTGCTCGAAACGGTTGAAAAATACGGCGATAACAGCCCGCTTACCCGCCTGAAACTGGATCTTGCAGGACAGGACCCCGATGAAGGAATGTCGGACATAGCCTACGAAAAGGGCTACAACTTTTTACGCGTGATTGAAGAGACAGTTGGCCGCGAGCGGTTTGACCGGTTTTTGAAATCCTATTTCTCCGAGTTCGCGTTCCAGTCCATCACTACCGAAATGTTTCTGGAATACCTGCGTACCGAGTTGCTCACATCCGGAGATGAAGGCATTGGAATTGATGAATGGGTGTACGGTACCGGACTTCCTGACAATATTGTGGTGCCGGTTTCAGATCGTTTTACCACCATTGAAGGTTTGTTGGATGAGTGGTACAAACGCAAAATCACTGTGCAGGATTTACCCGTGGATCGCTGGACCACCCACGAGTGGTTGCACTTTATTCGAAATTTGCCCGCCAATATTGAAGTAGAGCGATTGGAAGAACTCGATGCGCATCTCTACCTCACACAGGCCCGCAACGCCGAAATCAAATCGGCGTGGATGGAAGTAGCCGTGAAGCGCGGCTATCGCGACGTGTTGGAAGAACTTGAAGATTTTCTGCGCGTGGTGGGTCGGCGCAAGTTCCTGAGTCCTTTGTATGAGGCTCTTTATCACTCAAACTGGGGCAGGGAAGAGGCCTTGCGCATCTACGCCCGCGCGCGTCCGGGTTACCACACCGTTACAGTGCGCACGCTGGATGAAATGATGCAGTTTGACCCTGAGAAATATAAAGGAGCTATTTCACTTTAA